The Flavobacteriales bacterium genome segment ATCCTCTAGTCCATAGATCGAGCGGTACTTGAGCGAGTCGCGGTTGGCATAGCCCTCGAATTCTCCGTGCCCCTCGATATGTATCGATTCCGTACGACTGAAAAGACGGTGATAGGGGATGTACTTGTACCTGCCGTTCCGGATGAACTGCACAGCACCTCCTTGGCCTGCTAGCACCACATTACGCGGATTCCAAGTGAACTTGTAGTTCCAGGGATTGTCATCGCTCTCCGGGGCAATCAATCCACCTGTGAATGATTTGAAAGATGTCAATTCAGCCCCTTGCGCTTGTATGCGATCGATGATACGCATGGCACTCATATGATCGATTCCCGGGTCGAGTCCCATCTCATTGAGAATGAGGATTCCCTTTTTCTTGGCTTCTTCATCGAGTGCTTTGATCTCCGGGGTGATATAGCTGGGCGTGATCACAGGGATACCCAGTTCCAAGCAATCCTTGACCACCTCTATGTGGAATCGGGCGGGTAGCATGGAGACCACCACATCGTGTCCGGGAAGGTTTGTTTTTCGTGACCCAGCATCGAGTGCATCGAATGAGACCGCTTCAGCCTGCGGCATATCGGCACAGCGTTCTTGGGCCAAGCTCAGGTCGCGGTCCGCAACTGTGATGTGCCAATCTGCATGTTCAGCCTGTTCACAGAGATAGGCGATGAGTGCGCTGCTCGACCGACCGGCCCCGATTATGAGGACCTTTTTCTTTCCTTCCATAGGCGGCTAAAATACCCCTTGCAAGGAGCTATGCAATGCCCGATGTCCATCGCTTTTTAACAGTATCTTGCCCAAATGATGAAGGCACTTTCTTGCATAGAAAATCTAGAGAAAGAGCGAGTATGATATCCGTGTAATCTATCTATGGAGCATCCACACTATCCCCACTTATTCAGTCCCTTGAAAGTCGCTCATGTGACGCTGCGCAACCGAGTGCTCATGGGAAGTATGCACACCGG includes the following:
- a CDS encoding saccharopine dehydrogenase, whose translation is MEGKKKVLIIGAGRSSSALIAYLCEQAEHADWHITVADRDLSLAQERCADMPQAEAVSFDALDAGSRKTNLPGHDVVVSMLPARFHIEVVKDCLELGIPVITPSYITPEIKALDEEAKKKGILILNEMGLDPGIDHMSAMRIIDRIQAQGAELTSFKSFTGGLIAPESDDNPWNYKFTWNPRNVVLAGQGGAVQFIRNGRYKYIPYHRLFSRTESIHIEGHGEFEGYANRDSLKYRSIYGLEDIPTIYRGTLRRKGFSAAWDVFVQLGMTDDTYTLEDSEQMTYRDFINTYLSYEVVTPVEQKLCDYLHLDRHGEIMKKLEWLGIFEQRQIGLKKASPAQILQQLLEEKWKLRPEDKDMIAMYHYFEYVLNGEKKAIHSHMISIGKDQTFTGMSRTVGLPIGIAVKLMLEDRLELKGVHLPIMPELYDPILDELETMDIVFHEYEG